The following proteins are encoded in a genomic region of Nitrospirota bacterium:
- a CDS encoding sulfatase-like hydrolase/transferase, translating to MTAKKSLLLILRFFFVLFSLHFIKVAFYRFDGFSYYMRIIDFLPDASLAFIVWTISSLIFGIIFWLIAYWIPKKTWLSGIYRFEYAFIFTLLYVVLIFILGTLSSRFSFIKNATLNQAFMFFIAFIVSLVTVLFSRKRWDVINILLDADERITPVVWFFLLMLLIAFSVSILRIDSSTNQNNKLVNSIQTGFQNEKRPNIILVTMDALTANDMQLYGYERITTPFISEWAKGAFIFKSTYAESNWTTPTSMSLMTGQRPWTHKLWYEPQYQTVDNYVNNLPRVMGDNGYRVYGFVQNNLAHPKTLGINDAFLKDDDAYTFLTAGKWWITMLTNFFVKRRIAAELIIENNPLLKPINLKHSRHPAYMRFVIYSSPIKSETVYNRYLDFIHDNPKEPFFTWIHLFPPHDLYLPPSPFMGVFGESEKFSTGDKQLDSNLLYAEYSQQRQDEVNALRQRYDEYVLYSDQQFKSFVSRLAKTIDMSNTIIIVSADHGESFSHGYVGHNGSLLYESLIHIPLIIKLPGHEESRMVDMPVEQIDIAPTILDLAKIPLPDWMEGRSLLPLIQGKSVEPRPVFSMQLIRNRAIGNFPITRGTISVRDGDYKLIYNLDDKKSLLFNISADPEEKHDSSDVTPEIAKRLKGLIDENLYIANRKIMQYKKN from the coding sequence GTGACAGCTAAAAAATCTCTCCTTTTAATACTCCGCTTTTTCTTCGTTTTATTTTCTCTCCATTTTATAAAGGTTGCATTTTACAGGTTCGATGGATTTTCCTATTATATGCGCATTATTGATTTTTTGCCGGACGCTTCACTTGCCTTCATCGTATGGACAATATCATCTTTGATTTTCGGTATTATTTTTTGGCTTATCGCATATTGGATTCCTAAAAAAACTTGGTTGTCAGGAATATATCGATTTGAATATGCGTTTATTTTTACCCTCCTTTATGTGGTATTAATTTTTATACTGGGAACACTTTCTTCGAGATTTTCTTTTATAAAGAACGCTACTCTCAATCAAGCGTTTATGTTTTTTATAGCTTTTATTGTTTCTCTGGTTACTGTTTTATTTTCTCGTAAGCGTTGGGATGTCATAAATATCCTGCTTGATGCTGATGAGCGCATCACCCCGGTAGTTTGGTTTTTCCTTCTAATGTTATTAATTGCATTTTCAGTTTCAATATTGAGAATTGATTCCTCAACGAATCAAAATAATAAGCTTGTCAATTCTATTCAAACCGGTTTTCAGAATGAGAAACGCCCGAATATCATCTTGGTAACTATGGATGCATTAACTGCAAATGACATGCAGTTATATGGATATGAGCGTATTACAACCCCTTTCATATCAGAATGGGCAAAAGGTGCATTTATTTTTAAGAGTACTTACGCTGAATCTAATTGGACCACCCCGACTTCAATGAGTCTTATGACAGGACAGCGCCCTTGGACTCATAAATTATGGTATGAGCCGCAGTATCAAACAGTTGATAATTATGTAAATAATTTACCAAGGGTCATGGGTGATAATGGTTATCGGGTCTACGGGTTTGTGCAAAATAATCTTGCTCATCCCAAGACTCTCGGTATTAACGATGCTTTTTTGAAGGATGATGATGCCTATACATTTTTAACAGCCGGGAAATGGTGGATTACCATGCTTACCAATTTTTTTGTGAAAAGACGTATTGCTGCAGAGTTAATAATTGAAAACAATCCGCTTTTAAAACCTATAAACTTAAAGCATTCCCGCCACCCGGCATACATGCGGTTTGTAATTTATTCGAGCCCGATTAAATCTGAAACGGTATATAATCGATATTTAGATTTTATACATGATAATCCTAAAGAACCGTTTTTTACATGGATTCATCTTTTCCCGCCGCATGACCTTTATTTGCCCCCAAGTCCTTTTATGGGAGTGTTTGGTGAATCAGAAAAATTTAGTACAGGAGATAAACAATTAGACAGCAATCTGCTTTATGCAGAGTACAGTCAGCAGAGACAAGATGAAGTTAACGCCCTCAGGCAGCGTTATGACGAATATGTCTTGTATTCTGATCAGCAATTCAAATCATTTGTGTCTCGTCTTGCCAAAACTATTGATATGTCAAATACGATCATAATCGTATCTGCCGATCACGGCGAGAGTTTTTCACATGGGTATGTAGGACATAATGGGTCATTACTATATGAATCTCTTATTCATATCCCTTTGATAATCAAACTGCCAGGTCACGAAGAAAGCAGGATGGTAGACATGCCCGTTGAACAGATAGATATTGCGCCAACGATCCTTGACCTGGCTAAAATTCCTTTACCTGACTGGATGGAAGGAAGATCGTTATTACCGCTTATTCAAGGCAAATCTGTAGAACCACGTCCCGTATTTTCGATGCAGCTGATCAGAAATCGTGCAATCGGGAATTTTCCTATTACCAGAGGAACCATATCAGTGAGGGATGGAGACTATAAACTTATTTATAATTTAGATGACAAAAAATCCCTGCTCTTTAATATAAGTGCCGACCCTGAAGAGAAGCATGACTCTTCTGATGTGACACCTGAGATAGCAAAGCGCCTCAAAGGGTTAATTGATGAAAATCTCTATATTGCAAACAGAAAGATCATGCAATATAAGAAAAATTAA